gttaaaggtaaccagtaaccgtcagcttaaaggtaaccagtaaccgccattaatggagcattaatggagaccttctagttgctgaaggttacgacttcctagctatatatagcctacatccctaggctatcaaggtacacttttacttaccctttgtcaattcagtttgctctcttgttcttccttactgactttggcatcggagcttccccccgtcgaacccaacgacgcccctaCAGGGACGGAAgacaatcggaaattctccactagttatCAAGCTTGGAGGAATTCCCATAGCTTTCGACTGTCCTTCTGAATTACCTTTTGGGATCATCTATCGATGGATTTTGGCATACTGGGCCTACGTGGCTCAGAAGCTCTGGAGGGTTTCCATTAGCTTTGCGATGGGATTTCCAGTCTCATTTTTAGAGTCTGTCTCAACTAAGACATCAACGCCCAAATTTCTAGGGAGAATGAGGGTCTCTTTCTCCTTATCCATCATTTATACGCTAGTGCCGATGATCTCCTTTGTAGGAGTGACACCAAGGGGAGTACCTTTTTTTTCTCTTACCAATAATGTTAAAACACAAGTAATGGTTTTCTCTATTCTCATCGCACCAAATAATGAGAAGTTTCCATTACACTGTATAATGTCCAAAGTTTTCCTCGACATGTGTCAGGAGCAGTTCCATGTGTATACTCTAACAATCAAGTTAGTATAAAGTTGAAGGAGTAGAGCCATAAGTGaataaagagagagagagagagagaggtgttCTAGATCCCTTTTCTGCACCTAGTGTCACATATTTATAGGCTCTAACTTAGGAAAAAAGACCTAATTACCTTTCAGGTCTAACCCGAGAAGGCCCTAATAGGTTAGAGTCAGCCATGTGGCTGGTTGGTCTGAGGATGATGGACTTAGGTTTGGACTTTTCTAGGGTTTGACTCACCTGTCGTATCAGTTGGGAACGATAATGTGTCAAATGATTTACACATAAAGGAGAACTCCAAGGTAAGCcaatctcaagacataccatgcCTCAAACTAGACCCATGACCCATAATCACCCAAACGACTTATGAAGACCCAAATTCATTTCAGATAAACGAGTAAAATCTAAGGGCATCTTAGTCATTTCGTTACAATAACTTATAAATATCACCATACGACTATCAAGTAAAGGATCAAATTTTGTCTTTATTTCTAAGCTCTTTTTGTCATTTTACTACCTAGACTGTCAAAGTGTATTTAAGGAGTTCAATAGGTGATCCCCATAGATTATCAATACCTCATTAAAAGATATATAAAGGAAAATCTATTATTTTTCAATCAAGCTTAGCCAAATATTTTTGTTAGTTcttaaacaaaaattaaaaaaacatattttaaattttctcaAATCATTTAAATCGTGGAAGAAACAATTAGATTGAAATATTCAATTACTGCAGGGATTCATTTAGTTGACTATGAAGATTGTAGTATTGAGTATCGGTCCTAACATTTTATAGATCCTAGACGAAATAAGAGATATGTggttcttaataaaaaaaaaactatatataaaaatttaaacctAAAATATTACATTATTTGGCCCCTTTAAGCATGAAGGGTACTAtaactatatttataataaaaattactatatatatatatatatagttaaaaaaaaattggaccctTTTGACCTTGGACCTTGGGTTGTCGCATTCCTAACCTATGCCCAAAACTGGCCCAGGTAGTACTAGAATTATCTAGCCATTGTCAACTTCTCCTAATCTGCGGGTACGAGTTTCGAGAGTAACAGATACTATTCTAGGAATCATTCGAACCCTATGTAAAAGGATATCGTACGAGTatagaatttaaaaatttacacaTGACGAGTATGGAATTGCCCCCAAGATACCCAATACCCGTTATGTATTCGAACCCATAAATTTTATTCTCTTAAAAGATAATAAATATAGAAATGAGATGCAGAAAAAAATGAGTATTATCACTATACAAaatgaactttttatttttatttttcgtgttttaatttgttgataatttgaataatttagggtgtttgttaaatttatgaatgatttattaaattaatattttgttagatttgtaatttatttattttatatattaattcttTAATGGGTAAGAATACCCAAAGTATCCGCTAACAAATATGAAATTCAAGAAGTATACACGTTAGGCTAATAAAATAAGTACGAGTGatccaaaaaataaaatgataagagTTTGGAATTGCCATTATCCGCATATATCCTATCCGTTATCATCCCCCCCTCGTAGCTTACTAGTACATGCCTCTATGCACTAGGTGAAAAATATAGATGTTATCCaaccattaaaaataaaatattgagtAAGAGAAACTTttatattgaaaaataatatttgacTACAACACCAACAAAAAGCGAGAAGAATTAGCAAGTGactattgttaaaaaaaaaagtaagaatgAATGAACTGGGACTCCAAAAGTTTAGAtaaatgtttttacttttttaaaacGGTAAactaactttattttttaaaaaaaaattgtcaactGCACTAAAATTTGGGATAATGTATCAAAATAGGTTTAAGGTTTttagggaagtaccaatttaggctcaacgtctaaaataggcttaacatttgcaacataatatcaatttaggcttaacgtttataatatagcatcaatttaggcttcacgtacaaaacaacaccaatataggcttaacgtttacaaaataatacgaatttaaacttaacgtttacaaaatatatccaatttaaactAAACGTCACAactaaattaaccatattatattcttttcctattaactttatatgttatctttttatttagttctattttcttatttattataatacaattaattagtattcttgcccattaagatcttatatttgtttttcatcaaccatttcatgactcctaaattccatggctcatgtaatatatgcaaactaaaagtaatttaatatccacaatatttcgaacactagttaaatattgtggatattcaattacttttagtttgcatatattacatgagtaatgaaatttagtagtcatgaaatggttgatgaaaaacaaatataagatctgaatggacaagaatactaattaattgtattataataaataagaatatagaactaaataaaaagataacatataaagttaatatggtaagaatataatatgattaatttaattatgtcgtttagcttaaattgtatatattttgtaaacgttaagcttaaattcgtattattttataaacgttaagcctatattggtgctatttcgTACGTGGGGTCTAAATtaatgctatattgtaaacgttaagcctaaattgatattatgttgtaaacgttaagcctatattggtgctattttgaacgttgagcttaaattggtactttccaaaaaaccttaagcctattttggtaccttatccctgaAATTTTCCATATAGACTTATAAATGAAAGAAGAAAGCGAAGCTCTACGCAATATGAATAAATTCCAAATAAGCAACTGTAAAGTAAAAAACACACTTCATAATCTTCCTTGTTACTTTCGGCCTTGAAGCAGGCCTCTTAATTCAGTTTTGCAATCAAAGAAACATGTGCTCAAAGCAAAGaatttcaacatgtattatattCAAATTCACCATTCCATGAAAACTGAGAACCAAAACCCTATTTTAATGGCAAAATTATAGTTTGAGTtccattcttttcttttcttttctcgtTCAGACAGTGCTACTCAAAGTGAAGGTTTACTTCACTaccataaataaattataagcATTCTCTCACCCAGTAAAACTGGAAAGCAGACCAAAACTACTTATGAAAAAAGATCGACGAGGAAGGATATAGACATCTTTAATGCTCtaacgagattttctacgggaATTAAACACTTGATAACAACTTGTTTTAATCGCCCATGCATTTACACAACCCGGAAATCTTCTTTTAAATCCAAGGTAACCATGCCAATGAGGTTCTCTAGGCTAGGGACTCATCTAAGAATCAAGTTGAAGGGATCTTTGATATCTCAACCAATAGCTTGTGAAGGGCTTGAGGCTTTGAAAAAAAGGGTGAGTGATCAGCTCCTTTTAAACGAAATACCTTTTCCGGAGGGCTTGAGTTTATCATGCTTTCCTGTAGTGCAATTGGTATTGCATTATCTTCTGGAGTTTCTATATAAAACCGTCTAACTGTTCCATGTTTCATGTCTGAAAGACAAAGCTTCTCTAAAACTGGGGCAAACGGGATAGGCCTCATTGAAACAGAGGCTAATGCAACATCCTGAGAACCAAAATATGAATGAAGGAATTAAGAGTAAGACAATGCCCACATATAAACAACCAAATCCTACAATCTGCTTGTGAGATTTTCAAAAAGGCTACATAAGGCAAAACATACGGGTCTCTAAACTTTTTCTCCAATATGAGCTAATGTCATGCTATCCAATCACATTTCGAAGTCTAATGTATGCTTTTATGTGCACATATATGTGCTCAAACTTATTTTTTAATCCATTTATCTAGAGGCCTATTCATGCTCAACTTCAAACCATGAAAACAAAAGATAAACCAGAGTCCCTTTCTATGAAATTTCTCAGAACCATAAATTCTTATCCCAATCTCTATTAATAAGGGATTTTTGGCCTGGAGAAATAATCCCCAGGATTTCATGTAGCACTAGATCAAAGGTAAGTTCTTTGATCTGTCTCAAAACACCAATGAAAACAAAAGCAAGTGTCAAGTACCtttatcaagaaaataaaagcctTCGAACATGCATGATAACAAAGAATAAAGGTAAAGAACTTTCAAGAAATACTGCACATCAATTTTGGATGTACCTTGGCAGGACACTGATTGAACAGTAATTCTCTCAATAATGACTTGTCCAGCTCAATAGCAGTTGGAGGATGACCATTTCCATTTGCATACACAAATATCTGTGCCTGTTGCATCAAATCATTTGAGCCTGCCTGCAATCAAATTTTAATTAGTAAGAACAGAAGCGCAATATCACTGTACAGCTGAACTTTTTCAGCAATAACACATACATGTTTTCTGGAAAGCTGAGATAAAGAGTTCGATATCTGAATATGCCTAATGACTGATACAAACTGAAAGAATCTCTTCGCATTTTGATATAGTTAGTATTGATTAATCCTGGGGCAGGCGCATGCAAATGCATCCATAGAGAAACAAACAAACCTTAACTATCGGAATGGCTAGAGATAATCCTTTATAAGATTTATGAAAGAAGTGTTGCAATGTGCATGCAGACCAAGTTGGGGTAAAAATGAATTGGCTAAGCGAATTGGTAAGTCATTAGTTATATTTTTAGACGTAAGAGTCAttccaacttcgaagctcctaATCAGCCATATTCTATCACCAAGTAAAGCAGAAATTTGATGAAGTGCAATTATTAAGGTACTCatatagaaagaaaaaagaaattttaaagaaaagcaATTACATCGAGATTTGATGGAGAAAAGGGTAAACCTGTTGTGAGAACATATCAAGAGTGCTCTGTCCAGTAGTCAGCATTGCTGCAGCAATGAAAACGGCCTTTGAAATTCTAGAAGGAAACAACTCCATTGCATATGATATACAAGCACCACCGAAATCGTGCCCCACCAAAATCACCTGCATAATTTAGCACAATAATGCATCTTAAGAAAAATGTACTGCTAGTAACATGCTTTCAGTTTCAAAGTGTACACATCATGTCAAAAATGTAAGTTTCTAGGCTAAGAGAGTGTTTGGAAACCCCATTTTGGGTGTAATGCAATTCAATTCTATTTCTTCATATGCcatattggaaaaaaaaaatacaagaaatGAATCCTCTCATATTTAGAAGTAGCTTGTGAGAATTCAATGGAGAGTGGTTTATGGAGGACATGTTGGATCATTTAGCAATTGGATTCTTGTATACTAAAAATAATTTCCAAAGATAGGAAATGATAAAGCaaatgaattgaattgaatctAGCAAGGAAATTCAATTCTATTCTTGCATGGAAGTTGTTCCAAACAATggataaaagaaagaagagtcAACATTAGTGTTGCTTTGATGTCAAAAGAGAAAAGTGTGAATTGATATACACCTCCCATTTCAAATTGGAAAACAAAGTGATCAACTTAGATTCTATTAAGCATTCAAAAGACATTAGTCTTGAATAAAAAGAGTTTCAATTAAAGTTTCTATGCTATAAATATAATTGGCACTTAAGGATTGAGTGGAGGAAAACTGTACATTAATTCAACCCTGAGTGTTCAATCTTCAGTAAACAGAGTTCCAGGTAAAGCTTCTATCTACAATTAGAAAATTGGCACTTAAAGGTTTGGGGTGGAAGAAAACTATATATCAGATCAAGACAAGTACTAGAACCTAGAGGTGTACAAGCAGCTATCCTGTAAGAAAGCAAGTGTCACATTTTACAGTCAAGTGAAGCATACCTACGATCATACTATTCAATTAAATGTGTACACCTAAAAAAACAGCTCCAATAAATACTAATAGTTGATGATACACATAAAAAATTTGATCAAATAATCTGACATCGACTGCAAGCAGAAAAATAGCACATAAGAAAGAGATGAGgtacaaagaaaaggaaaggaaccTTCTCCCCATCAGGAAGCTTTTCAAGAAAATCAGTAAGGGGTTCCACATATTGAGAAAGACTGGTAATGCCATTTGTATCAAAAGAATGAACGCCAGAGCCAGTTAATTCCATGGTGGTAACTCTGAAACCACCCTCTTCTAGAAGTGCTATTGTTTTGTACCAACACCAGGCACCGAAGCCTCCCCCATGTACAAGGACAAAATGATTAGTATCAAGATCTTCAAGCTTGAAATCCTGTTGATAAGAAAAGTAGTTAGAAAGACATTAAATCTGACAGCAAAAGCAACAAAAAGTGGagtattttattgaaaaatttCACGATTCATATAACATAGTAAGACACAGAAGTAACAGGAAGGATCCGAAATCACATGGTATAATTTGTTTGTAGGATAATCCAAGAAGGTTAAAAGCATTCCTGGAATGATCAGATTACATGATATCATGCTTAGTCCATCATAACTTTTGAATTGAATACAAGACTTTAGATCCTCTATTAGTTTGACTAATGATCTTCTTGGTTTTTCTTAAGctttatttcaatttctttccCAGATTTTTACTATGCATTGCGTTCATTTATGCAtcagaaaatgagaaaatattCTACTAGCATATACTGACACACATGCATGAACAAGAACCAAACAACATTTGCGACTAGAATATAAATTTGACCCATAAACATATTAATTAAAGGAGCTAACACAGTTTGAAGTGCCTTGAAACTAGGTATACAACAGTTTCTAAAACTACTCCTCAATAAATCCATAAATCAAGTTAATACTGCTTGAATTGACTTTTGATGAGAGAGATATAAACATGTAGCATTTAATGAGAGAAAAGAGAGACTAAAACTGGAAAGCTCCTGTAACAGTCTGGCATCACAAAAAGGCATGATAaacaaaataccaaaattagcCAAATTAATTTTCTGAAAGCTTCATGCATCTGTATATAATTTAATCCCCGCAAAGAAAACCCTAAAAACTTTTttccaaaacaaaaataaaagacaaacaggatGAGAGATAAATAAAACCATTACGGGCAGAGGGGGAAAACACAATTAGGATAAAAAAACTACAATAATTACAGTAGAGGCCAAATGCAAGCTACTAAATTTACCCTCCAATCAATCCTTTATGATAACTTCATAATAGGAAAGAAAACAGATCATTAAACGCCATAATTGACCATATCAGGGAAcatcattaatttttttctaagaaatcgaaaaaaagaagaagaaaaacttaAGCAACCAATCAAAATAGAACCAAATATATAACGCAATTACAAATTCTTCAATTTCTTCCAGTTAACAGTCACATAATCCACAAACACGAAACCTATTGATTACCGAAATCAACAAAACCATCTCTGTCTCCGTACAAAAACTAAAGGAGGCGCAGAAAGAAGCAGACCTGGTTAACAAGCTGGTGAGGCTGCAGCAAAGGGTCAGTAAGCGACCGGGCTCTCGAACTGGAGCTCCGAGGCAACTGGTTTTTCTTAGACCCGGAATTATTCGGGTACCGTAACGAAGCCGAGCGATCAAAAGGCAAGGAAGCAGAGCCGTTGTCTTGCTGATGCTGCCTGAAAAGAATTGCAGCAGCCAAAGCCTGCTCCTGAATCAATGATTCAGTGCTGTCTTTGCGGGTTGATCGGATCCGAGTCCAACGGTTACTGGAGTTGGGCAAGGATTGCGGGTTACCGGATACACGCTTTAtcggtttcttcttcttcacagTTTTAGGAGCGAAACAAGTGCAGAGATTGCCCATTGCTGGTTCATGTAGATAGAAGCTGTATCTACTTATATTGATTATATATGTAAACAGTGCATACGTTAGTAATTAGAAATGAAGGGTGGCCGGAGTGGTGGTGAAGATGACGGCTGGAGTGGTGGCAAGTGAGAGCGTTTTAGGAAAGGCGTTCTTATAGGAACGGGAAGTTGCAAATTCATGACAAAGATGCCTTCTTGTTGGGCATTGTGTGCTTTTTCATTTTGCTTTCTTTTTTCCCTATTATTTTACTCATTTAATTTTCtactgttatttttgtttttattatatgaaatatatttttgtGTTATTAAAGGTCAAACTAATTATATTGGAACGAAGTTTCATGCTTGgactatattattaatattatacatattgtttttaattttctacCGAATTTTATATAATGTAGAACCGCAATATACTTTTATTTCGTCCacatttgggttttgtttagTCAAATTTTAATCCTATGGAgccatataattatataattttcagGTAAAACACATTTATAGATcttcaaattttagtttttaaataaaaaataaaaaacagtaaagagaaaaaaaatgaatgaatgaaaaataaaaatgtgtcgTTTGGTTCACACAATCGAATAGAATAGATATTTTAGGAATGAAATAGAAAAGAATAGAATAGAATTCTATTCCTTaggaataattatttatattgggctaaaagaatgaaataatttggaataactagttttgtaaatcaaaatacATCTTTACCCTCAAATGTAATTTATtagttattttaaattttaattataacaaaaaattattcaaatatatattagttcagaaaaaatataaaaaacggtaaaaaaatacgagaaacacaaaaaaaaaacgtgaaaactaacaaaaaaaaaagtaaaaacaaaaaaagtggaaaattatgaaaacatgaaaatacaaaaaaaacaaaaaaaaaatatatgtgcaaagataaaatttaaaaaaaccaAGGAGAGTCGTGGAAAActgtgaaaatgtgaaaaacagtaaaaacttgataaactataaaaatataaaagtacaaaaattgtagaaaaatccaagaaaacacgaaaatgcaaaaaaaaaaaaaacagaaaaacacacataaaatgtgaaaaaatatgaaaaacatgaaaatatagtatgaaaaaacacaaaaaacggttaaaaacacaaaaacacaaaaacatgaaaaaatcgaaaaaaacaaaatcgtgaaaaaattgaaaaaacaaaaacgtcgaaaacatgaaaatatgaaaaacatttTTAATGTTACacataaaaaacgtgaaaaaagcGTTTAAAaccttttttcatgtttttgtgtttttggcgtttcacattttttaagttttttttttgtgtttttcatgtttttcgggttttttcTATTTCTCACGTTTTTGtggttttcacattttttgtttttcggttttttttcatgtttttcggtttttttttcttgtttttcacgttttcttcTTCGTTTTCGTGCTTTTTttccgattttttttttcagtttccacgtttttgtgttttcgaggtttttttccgttttttcaCGGTTcttgtttttcacgtttttgtatttttcatcaTCACTTTTCCGtcttattcatgtttttttatatttttctcatttttcacgttttcgtgttttctaacgtttttgcttttttttgtatttttcacgtttttttttgtattttccgTGCTTTGTCACTTTTTCATGTTATTCACGtatttctagttttttttgtgtttttcatgttttcgtattttttcgtgCTTTGTGTTTGTaatgttttcatatttttttgcatttttttatctttttccctgtttttcacattttttaggatataaattatggatttgtCAAATTTTATAGGATTTGATAAATTGGCTCGAGGGTGATTTTAGAAATGAAGGATGACATTGACTAAGAATAGCAATTCTTAGATTGAATCAAGGAATCTCTATTATTTCATTTATGGAATACACattccatggaatagctattccacgCAAAAAAAAGTTGAACCAAATGTAGGAATAGCTATTCTATTATCTCTCTATTCCATGAACCAAACGAGCCCAAATAGTTAGTCAAATGGACTAGCCAAATTTAGCTAGAGTAAATGACTAGTCATATATTTTAGAGAATAATGTCATATTGTTGAAGTACTCCACTCTCTAAACTGctaattaaatttgataatttaGAGAGCAATGTCACCTTTTTTTTGGATAGAAATGTCATATCTCATTTCATTAACTTCAAAGGTACAAAATACAACACAAAAATAAACCCATACATGCT
The DNA window shown above is from Euphorbia lathyris chromosome 1, ddEupLath1.1, whole genome shotgun sequence and carries:
- the LOC136208271 gene encoding putative methylesterase 11, chloroplastic — translated: MGNLCTCFAPKTVKKKKPIKRVSGNPQSLPNSSNRWTRIRSTRKDSTESLIQEQALAAAILFRQHQQDNGSASLPFDRSASLRYPNNSGSKKNQLPRSSSSRARSLTDPLLQPHQLVNQDFKLEDLDTNHFVLVHGGGFGAWCWYKTIALLEEGGFRVTTMELTGSGVHSFDTNGITSLSQYVEPLTDFLEKLPDGEKVILVGHDFGGACISYAMELFPSRISKAVFIAAAMLTTGQSTLDMFSQQAGSNDLMQQAQIFVYANGNGHPPTAIELDKSLLRELLFNQCPAKDVALASVSMRPIPFAPVLEKLCLSDMKHGTVRRFYIETPEDNAIPIALQESMINSSPPEKVFRLKGADHSPFFSKPQALHKLLVEISKIPST